A genomic stretch from Arachis stenosperma cultivar V10309 chromosome 3, arast.V10309.gnm1.PFL2, whole genome shotgun sequence includes:
- the LOC130967991 gene encoding uncharacterized protein LOC130967991, with protein sequence MFSAKTTTAEELREDLARNNQKRTKIASQTTKAKQNKTMATMKEKPHYNKTHYCRCKIKTMAIVYRDMTQEKKDIVEEMGFGALAHVLEMNVSHALLRELIDHFAEEKGCLKTL encoded by the exons ATGTTCTCTGCGAAAACCACTACTGCAGAAGAATTGCGAGAAGATTTGGCAAGGAACAAccaaaaaagaacaaaaatagcATCACAAACTACCAAAG CAAAACAGAACAAGACAATGGCAACAATGAAGGAGAAGCCACACTATAAC AAAACTCATTATTGTAGATGCAAAATAAAGACAATGGCAATAGTGTACAGGGATATGactcaagaaaagaaagatatagTGGAAGAAATGGGATTTGGTGCCCTGGCACATGTCCTAGAAATGAATGTCTCTCATGCCCTATTGAGAGAATTGATTGATCACTTTGCTGAAGAGAAAGGATGCTTGAAAACTCTCTAG